A region from the Vicia villosa cultivar HV-30 ecotype Madison, WI linkage group LG3, Vvil1.0, whole genome shotgun sequence genome encodes:
- the LOC131657186 gene encoding dirigent protein 11-like — MSLSHSSIFLFSIITLIISNGVSSQQSNIILPSEQQRNVEKLTHIHFYYHDIRNNKNPTIVQIIDSPKNMPNGFGSTFMMDDAMTEGPELSSNHIGRAQGLFGLSSLHDLGMFMLTNFVFEEGEYAGSSLSMLGRNPISEQNREMAIVGGTGVFRFARGFAVANSVNDISTPEHFVVEYNVTVSHP, encoded by the coding sequence ATGTCTCTTTCACACAGTTccatctttctcttctccattatCACACTCATAATTTCCAATGGAGTTTCCTCACAACAATCCAACATCATATTACCCTCCGAACAACAACGAAACGTCGAAAAACTAACACATATCCACTTCTACTACCACGACATCCGCAACAACAAAAACCCGACCATAGTACAAATCATCGACTCCCCCAAAAACATGCCAAACGGATTCGGTTCAACTTTCATGATGGACGATGCAATGACAGAAGGCCCAGAGTTAAGTTCGAACCACATCGGAAGAGCTCAGGGGCTGTTTGGTCTTTCTTCACTTCATGATCTTGGGATGTTTATGTTGACAAATTTTGTTTTTGAGGAAGGGGAGTATGCAGGGAGTAGTTTGAGTATGTTGGGAAGGAATCCTATTTCGGAGCAGAATAGAGAAATGGCTATTGTTGGTGGGACTGGGGTTTTTAGATTTGCTAGAGGCTTTGCTGTTGCGAATAGTGTTAATGATATTTCTACCCCTGAGCATTTCGTTGTTGAGTATAATGTTACTGTTTCTCATCCCTAA